The Chryseolinea soli genome contains a region encoding:
- a CDS encoding TonB-dependent receptor plug domain-containing protein — protein MSLKFTLPLAGMLLLGVYVPSYAQEQEPTEEDLYEMSLEDLMNVPINSASKKNETLFDAPLSSYTITRADIDKAGSTSIMEALRLAPGVIVREETNGVYDIHIRGFDNVLRHNTEYQKSNLATLVMIDNRPVFNNNLGGTSWEALPVDINDVDRIEVVRGPSSPLFGPNAVTGVINIITKRANKDAKTYANASVQAATPSTFIANGSFGKKVSEKFNYTLSTNYQNRKRFDDLYYNDNTQEFVPIQTLTSNSEKQYPHPDRALNKWGANAFLNYKTSEKVSFDLTLGLQESDVQKNFIGGNNTPFTFNTSQSQYANLAAHLYGLHVRTSVIKGTDDLNYGTSPGKYDYVTTNAEAEYEFKIGSVATIVPGINYQNANYNDKDYFNAQTGAYLNGETVIINTTSGYLRTDIKPVKDLRVIAAVRVDKFSVPNDAYLAYEFAATYSLNANNLIRAAVTRSNSGSFIGNNYLNIQIPVQVAPGVTVNASRVGNQDLNLFRISMIELGYRTQFSKTLQLDIDVFQQKAENFSAIITTSAITSGFANVPTVAKQTGATLSLNVVPTAKWQIKPFVTYQKTTTEDLPASYTATTTYSDSDHKSTPAVYGGYFVNFRPNNKFNFNLNGYCFSSQRQYGGDSPLDNSAVGNISGKVLVNLKAAYNITQKFNVFVNGRNILNSHAREYYGTDQIGGVYAVGAAFHLN, from the coding sequence ATGTCCCTTAAGTTTACCTTGCCACTCGCAGGCATGCTCCTGCTTGGTGTGTACGTTCCGTCCTATGCCCAGGAGCAGGAACCCACAGAAGAAGACCTTTATGAAATGTCGTTGGAGGACCTGATGAATGTTCCGATCAACTCAGCCTCCAAGAAAAACGAAACGTTGTTTGATGCTCCCCTCTCCAGCTATACCATCACCCGCGCCGATATCGACAAGGCGGGTTCCACCAGCATCATGGAGGCGCTGCGTCTGGCTCCTGGTGTGATCGTGCGCGAAGAAACCAACGGTGTCTATGACATTCACATCCGTGGATTTGACAACGTTCTTCGTCACAATACCGAATACCAAAAATCAAACCTGGCCACGCTGGTCATGATCGACAACCGCCCGGTGTTCAACAACAACCTGGGAGGAACGTCCTGGGAAGCGCTGCCGGTAGACATCAACGACGTCGATCGCATCGAAGTCGTTCGTGGTCCTTCTTCGCCGTTGTTTGGTCCCAATGCCGTAACAGGTGTGATCAACATCATTACCAAAAGAGCGAACAAGGATGCCAAGACGTATGCTAACGCCTCTGTTCAGGCAGCAACGCCCTCTACATTCATTGCCAATGGTTCGTTTGGAAAAAAGGTAAGCGAAAAGTTCAATTATACGCTTTCGACGAATTATCAAAATCGCAAGCGCTTCGATGACCTGTATTACAATGACAACACGCAGGAGTTCGTTCCCATTCAAACGCTCACCAGCAATTCTGAAAAACAATATCCTCACCCCGATCGCGCCCTGAACAAATGGGGAGCAAACGCTTTCCTGAACTACAAGACCAGCGAGAAAGTTTCGTTCGACCTCACGCTTGGCTTGCAGGAATCCGACGTTCAAAAGAACTTTATCGGTGGTAACAACACGCCGTTCACTTTCAATACGTCACAAAGCCAGTACGCCAATCTTGCAGCTCATCTTTACGGCTTGCATGTGCGCACGTCGGTCATCAAAGGTACCGATGACCTGAATTATGGCACGTCACCCGGCAAATACGACTATGTTACCACCAACGCAGAAGCGGAGTATGAATTCAAGATTGGCAGCGTGGCCACGATCGTTCCCGGTATCAACTACCAGAATGCAAACTACAACGACAAGGATTACTTCAACGCACAAACCGGCGCTTACCTGAACGGCGAGACGGTGATCATCAACACCACGTCGGGTTACTTGCGCACCGATATCAAGCCTGTGAAGGACCTTCGCGTGATCGCCGCTGTTCGCGTCGACAAATTCTCCGTGCCCAACGACGCTTATTTGGCCTATGAATTTGCCGCCACGTATAGTCTGAACGCAAACAACCTGATCCGTGCGGCCGTGACCCGGTCCAACAGCGGCTCTTTTATTGGTAACAACTATTTGAACATACAGATACCTGTACAGGTTGCTCCCGGCGTAACGGTTAATGCTTCGCGCGTGGGTAACCAGGATCTTAATCTTTTCCGCATCAGCATGATCGAGTTGGGCTATCGCACGCAATTCTCGAAGACCCTGCAACTCGACATTGATGTGTTCCAGCAAAAAGCAGAGAACTTTTCGGCCATCATCACTACGAGCGCCATCACATCGGGCTTCGCGAATGTGCCCACGGTGGCAAAGCAAACCGGTGCCACGCTGTCGCTCAATGTTGTTCCGACTGCAAAATGGCAAATCAAACCCTTTGTCACCTATCAAAAGACAACAACAGAAGACTTGCCGGCCAGCTACACAGCGACCACTACGTATAGCGACAGCGACCACAAGAGCACGCCTGCGGTATACGGTGGATATTTCGTGAACTTCAGGCCGAACAATAAATTCAATTTCAATTTGAATGGTTATTGCTTCTCTTCGCAACGCCAGTATGGCGGCGACAGTCCTTTAGACAACAGTGCGGTGGGGAACATTTCCGGTAAGGTGTTGGTGAACTTGAAGGCAGCCTATAACATCACGCAGAAGTTCAACGTGTTTGTGAATGGACGCAACATTCTGAATAGCCATGCGCGGGAATATTATGGCACCGATCAGATCGGTGGGGTGTATGCTGTGGGTGCGGCTTTTCATCTTAACTAA
- a CDS encoding TfoX/Sxy family protein, translating into MKKIKTIPFDFVLDELFPVDPVTRPMFGGYAIYVKDKIVMMLRKKDTLVHDNGVWLATTFEHHESLRKELPSMRTIRLFGGKESGWQNLPEDAPDFEEEVSHACRLILKGDVRLGKVPASKKKATPAKKSALKKKKVPKKATPEKKRPIGAKKTLKKKKS; encoded by the coding sequence ATGAAAAAGATAAAGACCATCCCCTTCGACTTTGTTTTAGACGAGCTCTTTCCGGTCGACCCCGTCACGCGGCCCATGTTTGGCGGTTACGCGATCTACGTGAAAGATAAGATCGTGATGATGCTGCGCAAAAAAGACACGCTGGTCCACGACAACGGTGTTTGGCTGGCCACCACGTTCGAACATCACGAGAGCCTCAGAAAAGAACTTCCTTCTATGCGCACGATCCGTTTGTTTGGTGGCAAAGAAAGCGGCTGGCAAAATTTGCCGGAAGACGCGCCTGATTTTGAGGAAGAGGTCAGTCATGCCTGTCGTCTTATTTTGAAGGGCGATGTTCGCCTGGGGAAAGTGCCCGCATCAAAAAAGAAGGCAACTCCTGCAAAAAAGAGTGCGTTGAAAAAGAAGAAGGTTCCGAAAAAGGCCACACCCGAAAAGAAACGACCCATCGGAGCGAAAAAGACCCTGAAAAAGAAGAAGTCGTGA
- a CDS encoding GAF domain-containing protein encodes MQHSTLHGQFPFHSKLSLKLLIEYWERTIAQGNVPDFAKNMMAYLDDAPELRQPIEDFAVVEKHRTFINFLMSAVLPPANQDTERAAAILPFQFKSIYSTRAFDKTLDMKRIEEMVVTNFPDNHMTLGKTVKACLLILEKFYGYKLDLDKPILFTIPDPKTSLEKVYKIEISHQFCEIICKTTPKPIEKHVLKFLMEKIYDVDLWLQYIRPEDYEFWGFIEMRLIDVTEQEMLSSIKYDLLKKNAVVREESFSAIQQKLRSLFGIPEMKLGIAYMDPSNNIILNNGSSQCWKSLADRPTDDRPCDDYTGSVYERSWIEKRYVTVENLREYPFPSKVEESLLANGINNILLAPLIDEGETIGMLELATSTPGQLNPISAHKVENVLPMFTAAVKRVKEEMSTEVRALIQEECTAIHPSVQWRFFDAGVKLMNQRRHDDKAIMEEIVFKDVYPLFGLSDVRNSSIERNNAIQKDFQQNLKLAKDLLQKIYEQKKLPLVEEVIFKTEEQQQKINRGLASGDESNVIEFLKTEIHPLIQHFEEDGELKKHIVRYRAHLDPVFGVVYKRRKAFEEDLALINRTIGNHLDEAEVSAQEMFPHYFEKYKTDGVEFTLYVGSSLVKGKTFDTFYLKNFHLWQLVTMVEIHRKMEALKPRLKNNLDITQLMLVYDQPISIRFRADEKQFDVDGAYDIRYEIVKKRIDKAHIKNTGERLTQPGKIAVVYNQAKVEDEYRRYFHYLAGKKLITGEVEELELEELPGATGLRALRIHLADPEKEPATHQKDDLLKDIEDALRLH; translated from the coding sequence ATGCAACATTCTACACTCCACGGTCAATTTCCCTTTCACTCCAAGCTCAGTCTGAAGCTGCTCATCGAGTATTGGGAGCGCACCATCGCGCAAGGCAACGTACCCGATTTTGCAAAGAACATGATGGCCTACCTGGATGATGCGCCAGAGTTGCGTCAACCCATCGAAGATTTTGCCGTTGTCGAAAAACACCGAACATTCATCAACTTCCTGATGTCGGCAGTATTGCCCCCGGCAAACCAGGACACCGAGCGTGCCGCCGCCATTCTTCCGTTCCAATTCAAATCCATCTATAGCACCCGTGCCTTCGACAAAACGCTCGACATGAAGCGCATCGAAGAAATGGTGGTCACCAATTTCCCGGACAACCACATGACCCTCGGCAAAACCGTGAAAGCCTGTCTGCTGATCCTGGAAAAATTCTACGGCTACAAACTCGACCTGGACAAACCCATTCTGTTCACGATCCCCGACCCGAAGACCAGTCTTGAAAAAGTATATAAGATAGAGATCAGCCACCAGTTCTGCGAGATCATTTGCAAGACCACACCCAAGCCCATCGAAAAACATGTGCTGAAGTTTTTGATGGAAAAGATCTACGACGTTGACCTGTGGTTGCAATACATCCGCCCGGAAGATTACGAATTCTGGGGTTTCATTGAAATGAGACTGATCGATGTGACGGAGCAGGAAATGCTGTCGTCTATAAAATACGATTTGCTGAAAAAGAACGCTGTGGTACGCGAAGAAAGCTTCTCGGCCATTCAGCAGAAATTGCGCTCGCTTTTTGGTATCCCCGAAATGAAGCTGGGCATTGCCTACATGGACCCCAGCAACAACATCATCCTCAACAACGGCTCGTCGCAATGCTGGAAGAGTTTGGCCGATCGCCCCACCGACGATCGCCCCTGCGACGACTATACGGGCTCGGTCTATGAAAGAAGCTGGATCGAGAAACGCTATGTGACCGTAGAGAATTTGAGGGAATATCCGTTCCCGTCCAAGGTAGAGGAATCGTTGCTGGCGAATGGCATCAACAACATTTTGCTTGCGCCGCTCATCGACGAAGGCGAAACCATTGGCATGTTGGAGTTGGCCACGTCTACACCCGGACAGCTCAACCCGATCAGCGCCCACAAAGTGGAGAACGTGTTGCCGATGTTTACCGCCGCCGTGAAGCGGGTCAAAGAAGAAATGTCGACCGAAGTGCGGGCCCTGATCCAGGAAGAGTGCACGGCGATCCACCCCAGCGTGCAATGGCGCTTCTTCGACGCCGGCGTGAAGCTGATGAACCAGCGCCGCCACGACGACAAAGCGATCATGGAGGAAATTGTTTTCAAGGATGTGTATCCGTTGTTCGGTCTGTCGGATGTGCGCAACTCATCGATCGAGCGCAACAACGCGATCCAAAAAGATTTCCAGCAAAACCTGAAGCTGGCCAAAGACCTGCTGCAAAAAATCTACGAACAGAAAAAACTGCCCTTGGTGGAGGAAGTGATCTTCAAAACCGAAGAGCAGCAACAAAAAATAAATCGCGGCCTCGCCTCCGGCGACGAAAGCAACGTGATCGAATTTCTGAAAACGGAGATCCATCCCCTGATCCAGCATTTTGAAGAAGACGGAGAATTAAAGAAGCACATCGTTCGCTACCGCGCACACCTCGATCCTGTGTTTGGTGTGGTTTATAAACGACGCAAGGCGTTTGAAGAAGACCTGGCCCTCATCAACCGCACCATCGGTAACCACCTGGATGAAGCGGAAGTGAGCGCGCAGGAAATGTTTCCGCATTACTTCGAAAAGTATAAGACCGATGGCGTGGAATTCACCCTGTACGTTGGCAGTTCGCTGGTGAAAGGAAAAACATTCGACACGTTCTATCTGAAGAATTTTCACCTGTGGCAGTTGGTCACCATGGTAGAGATCCATCGCAAAATGGAAGCGCTGAAGCCCCGCTTGAAAAATAACCTGGACATCACCCAGTTGATGTTGGTATATGACCAACCGATCTCCATCCGTTTCCGCGCCGACGAAAAACAATTCGACGTCGATGGCGCCTACGATATCCGCTATGAGATCGTGAAAAAGCGTATCGACAAGGCCCATATCAAAAACACAGGCGAACGTCTCACGCAACCCGGCAAGATTGCCGTGGTGTATAACCAGGCAAAAGTGGAGGATGAATATCGCCGCTATTTCCACTACCTGGCCGGTAAAAAGTTGATCACGGGCGAGGTGGAGGAATTGGAGTTGGAAGAGCTTCCTGGCGCCACCGGCCTGCGGGCGTTGCGCATTCACCTGGCCGACCCTGAAAAAGAGCCCGCTACGCATCAAAAAGACGATTTGCTGAAGGATATAGAAGATGCGTTGAGGCTTCATTAA
- a CDS encoding TlpA family protein disulfide reductase, with amino-acid sequence MKKLGLLFMGLLLSLSSFSQVTGKLFPDMEAETVEDKKVKLPQDVKGKYTLLGLAYSKKSEDELNSWFQPVFEKFIQKNKGLMSSFAYDVNVYFVPMFTGVNAAATGTAKRKAIKNVDPQLLPYILFYRGELKPYKEALDFEKKDIPYFFVLDADGKIIHATSGKFTTAKMDDVEAVLE; translated from the coding sequence ATGAAAAAATTAGGCTTGTTGTTTATGGGGCTTCTTTTGTCCCTTTCTTCCTTTTCGCAGGTAACAGGTAAACTGTTCCCCGACATGGAAGCTGAAACCGTTGAAGATAAAAAAGTTAAACTCCCGCAAGATGTAAAAGGCAAATACACCTTGTTGGGATTGGCGTATTCAAAAAAATCGGAAGATGAACTGAACTCCTGGTTCCAACCCGTATTTGAAAAATTCATCCAAAAGAACAAAGGGCTTATGTCCAGCTTTGCCTATGATGTGAATGTTTATTTCGTTCCCATGTTCACCGGTGTGAACGCCGCCGCCACGGGCACCGCCAAACGCAAAGCCATAAAAAATGTCGATCCGCAACTCCTCCCCTACATTCTTTTCTATCGCGGCGAGCTAAAACCTTACAAGGAAGCGCTCGACTTTGAAAAGAAGGACATCCCCTATTTCTTCGTGCTGGATGCCGACGGAAAAATTATTCACGCAACCTCCGGAAAATTTACAACGGCAAAAATGGATGACGTGGAAGCTGTTCTGGAATAA
- a CDS encoding nitroreductase family protein: MNIDPDIVNALIKKRRSVFQAQYSGARVNDAIVEQMLYNANWAPTHKFTEPWRFVVFTGQGILQLAVFQAELYKKVTTANGTFNEDKYQGLLSKPLLSSHIIAIGMKRDEKRAVPEIEEIGAVFCAIENMYLTATAYGVGGYLSTGGVTYFEEAKTFFGWSDADKLIGFFHVGVPKGPLPEGKRKPVAEKIKWVH; encoded by the coding sequence ATGAATATTGATCCCGATATTGTCAACGCGCTGATCAAAAAACGCCGTTCCGTGTTCCAGGCCCAATATAGCGGCGCTCGCGTGAACGACGCCATCGTTGAGCAAATGCTTTACAACGCCAACTGGGCGCCCACACACAAGTTCACGGAGCCTTGGCGCTTTGTGGTTTTCACCGGCCAAGGCATTCTGCAACTTGCGGTGTTTCAAGCCGAGCTCTACAAAAAGGTAACCACCGCCAACGGTACTTTTAATGAAGATAAATACCAAGGCCTGCTCAGCAAGCCTTTGCTTTCATCGCACATCATTGCCATCGGCATGAAGCGCGATGAAAAGAGAGCCGTGCCCGAGATCGAGGAAATCGGCGCCGTCTTTTGCGCCATCGAAAACATGTATCTCACCGCCACCGCCTATGGCGTGGGTGGATATCTTAGTACGGGAGGGGTTACGTATTTTGAAGAAGCAAAAACATTCTTCGGCTGGAGCGACGCCGATAAGCTGATCGGATTTTTTCACGTGGGTGTCCCCAAAGGACCTCTCCCCGAAGGAAAGCGAAAACCCGTTGCGGAGAAAATAAAATGGGTGCACTAA